The Deinococcus hopiensis KR-140 sequence GGAATACCCGGCAGCGTAAACAGCGCGCCCAGCCCGAGGTGGTAGCGGCGGCGAATCTCGTCCTCCGCCACACCGAAGCCGGGTTCGTTGAGGAAGCGGGGCACGTCGTGGTTGTCCAGAATGTTCACGGTCAGCAGCGCGCGGTTCAAGCCCAGTGTGTTCACGTAGTCCTGGGTGCTGGCAGCCACCGCGTCCAGGCCACCGGCCCTGGCAAAGCCGCTTACCAGCGCGTTTCGCAGCGGAAAGTTGAAGGTGGAGTCGAAGCCCGCGTCGTAGAAGGGCTTGAGCTGCGACGCGCTGCCCGTCAAAAAGGCTTCCGCGAGCAGGAAGGTATTTGGCCGCGCGGCGAGGACACCCGGAATCCACGAGCTTTGCCAGTAGCTCAGGGGCACGTGTTTGGCCGTGTCCATGCGGATGGCGTCGATCGCGTAAGTGCCCGTCCAGCTCCTGCTGAGGTTGGTCAGGTAATTCGCCACCGTGCTGTCCTCCTGCCGGAAGTCGGGCAGCCCGGCGAGGGGACAGTTGATGTCGTCGCCCGTGCAGGTGGAGTGGAACCAGCCCGGATTGGTCTGCGCCACGCTCGCGGCGTAGCCCGCGTGGTTTGCGACCATGTCCATCATGTACTTCATTCCGTTGTTGTGCAGGTCCGTGATCAGGCCGGAGAGGTCTGCACCTGTGCCCAGTTTGGGCTCGGTGGCCGTGTCGGCTGGATTCTTGAAGTTTGGCCAGTAGCCGTGATAGCCGCAGGCTGCGTTGCTTGTGCCCCCGTTGACCTCGCCCACCTGGGCGTACACGGGGGTGGTCCATAGGGTGCTCGCGCCCATGCCCTTGATGTAGCCGAGTTGCTGGCGCAGGCCCGCCAGGTCCCCACCGTGAAACTTGGTGGCGCTGGCCTTATTGAAGCAGTTGGGTGCGCCTGCATTGTCGTTGGAAGTAGTTCCATTGTTGAAACGGTCCGGCAGCGTGAGGTAGATGATCTGCCGCCTCCAGGTATCGATGTTCGTTCCGCCAACTGCCTGAGCGTGCACTTCGCCCGTTGACGCTGTGGTGGAGGAGCCTGAAGGCGTGGAAGTGATTCCACAAGAGGCAAGAGCAAGGCTTAAGGCCAGTAGGCCGCCAAAAGTTCGTTTCGACATACGTCTCCCAGATGCGCCTGCACGCACAAGTTGAATTTTGTGAACGTTGCGATCTTAAGGTGCTCTTCGCTGCTTTGTCCAGCGCTGCTCACTGGGGTGGATGGAGAAATGGAGCTTCAGCGCCCTTCATGTGCAGGAAATGGAGATTTTCTCAAGGTCTAATTAGACGTCTAAATAGCGAGGTCCCCGTTTGAGCAGGCACGATATGGTCATGACCGACCCGCGAGATCAGGCGCACCAATCGTCCACGGGAGAGCAGACCCTGACTACCCGCCAGGGCCACCCCGTCACCAACAACCAGAACCTCCGCACTGTGGGGAGCCGCGGCCCCACGACCCTGGAGAACTACCACTTCCTGGAAAAGATCAGCCACTTCGACCGCGAACGTATTCCCGAGCGCGTGGTACACGCGCGGGGAGCCGGGGCGCACGGCGTCTTTGAGGCCTACGGCACGGTGGGCGATGAGCCTGTGGGGAAATACACCCGTGCCAAGCTGTTTCAGGAGAAGGGCAAGCAGACCCCGGTGTTCGTGCGCTTCTCCACGGTGGGCCACGGCGGCCACTCCCCGGAAACGTTGCGTGATCCGCGCGGCTTCGCGGTGAAGTTCTACACCGAGGACGGCAACTGGGACCTGGTGGGGAACAACCTCAAGGTGTTTTTCATCCGCGACGCCATCAAATTTCCCGACCTGATCCACTCGCAAAAGCCTGACCCCATAACCAACCGCCAGAGTGGCGAGCGCATCTTCGACTTCATCTGCAACACGCCGGAAGCCATGCACATGGTCACCCTGCTGTTCTCGCCCTGGGGCATTCCCGCCAACTACCGCCACATGCAGGGCAGCGGCGTGAACACCTACAAGTGGGTCAACGACAGGGGCGAGGGGGTGCTCGTCAAGTACCACTGGGAACCCCTACAGGGCATTCGCAACCTGACCCAGCCTGAGGCAGAAGCCATTCAGGCCAAGAACTTCAACCACGCCACCCAGGACCTGTTCGAGGCCATTGAGCGCGGGGACTATCCCCAGTGGGAACTGTGTGTACAGATCATGGAGGACGGCGAGCACCCCGAACTCGACTTTGATCCGCTGGACGATACCAAGATTTGGCCCAAGGAGCAGTTCCCCTGGCTGCCGGTGGGCCGCATGACGCTCAACCGCAACCCCGAGAACTATTTTGCCGAGGTGGAGCAGTCGGCCTTCGGCACCGGCGTGCTGGTGGACGGGCTGGACTTCAGCGACGACAAGATGCTGCAGGGCCGCACCTTCGCCTACTCGGACACCCAGCGCTACCGGGTGGGGCCCAACTACCTGCAACTGCCCATCAACGCGCCCAGAACGCACGTGGCGACCAACCAGCGCGATGGCCAGATGGCTTACCGGGTGGACGCCGCGCCTGGCCAGAACCCCCACGTGAATTACGAGCCCTCCAGCCTGAATGGACTGAAAGAAGCCCCGAGGACGCACCCCGACCACACCCCCTGGGTGGAGGGCCACCTCGTTCGTCAGACGCTGGAGCGCACGAACGACTTTCAGCAGGCGGGCGAGCAGTACCGCAACTTCGAGGACTGGGAGCGCGAGGACCTGATCGGCAACCTCGTCGCCAACCTCAAGGACGCCGCGCAGGTCATTCAGGACCGGATGATCGACCTGTTCACGCAGTGTGACCCGGACTATGGCCGGCGTGTGGCGGAAGGCCTCGCCCAGGTCCGCCAGAGCGCCGAGGAGAAGAAAGAGCAAGGCGTGCAGCAGGCCGAGGAGCGCAGCCACGAGGCCCAGCCCTACTGACCGTTTCCAGGGGTGAGGCCGCTCCACTCGGGAAGGGAGCGGCCTCACCCACACACGCGGCACACTCAGCAGACCATGACGGACTGCCTGTTTTGCCGTCCTGACCTGGGGCCAGTACTGTCGGGGAGGGCCTGGAACGTTGTTCTCAACCGCAACCAGAACCTCCTGGGAGGGCCGTGACGCCGGTGTTGGCGCGGCACAGGGAGCGGGGAGAGTGGACCTCCCCCGCGAGGAGTGGGAAAATCTGCACCTTCAGCTGAGGCGCCACAGCGGTGCTTGCTCCCGAGCAATTCAACTCCGCCTTCTTGCAAAACCACGACCTGCAGGCTCTTCCGAGGTATGCGTCGGCCCGGAGCTTTGCCGGGCGGGTGTTCGAGGACCTGGATGTCTCCTCACACCAGGCTGCTCTTTCGCCCGTGCGGCTCCTGACGGTGGAGCAGCAGGGCCGGCTCGCCAAGCGCCTGAGGCGCGCCGAAGGAGAATGGGAGCCGCGGGAGGGCTCCCTCAGCCCCGCATGAGGAAGTGCTCGATGATGGCGTGGTGGTCCTCGAAAAACAGCTCGGGCCGGGCCAGGGCCTCGGACAGTGGCATCCAGAACGCCTCGGCGGCGTCGGCAGCCGCGCGCAGCACAGGCAGCTGGCCGATCCCGAGGTCAAAGTGGTAGGCGTGCGTCACCGTGCGCCCGCGCTGGCTGCGGCTGGGGTAGTCGAACACCGCCTGCGTCCGGACCCGGGTGGCGAGGTCCAACGTTTCGCTGAGGCCCGTTTCCTCGGTGGCGCGGCGGGCGGCGCAGGCGAGCAAGGTCTCGTCCGGTTGGAGGAAACCGCCGGGCATGGCGAGGCGTCCGCGTCCGGGCAGCCCCGCACGGCGCACAACCAGCACGTGCCCGCTGCGGGTGACCACGGCGTCCGCCGTCACAAACACGGGCGGAAAGGGTGTGCCTGCCCACGCCGCGCGGTACTCGCGCAGATAGTCGTACTCGGCGCGCAGCTCGGCGTACTCGGACGTGCTGTGAAACGCACCCAGAAAGGCGTGGACGGCGGGCGGCACCATGCCCTGCACGTCGCCCAGTCGGTCTTCGAAAAAAGCCTTGCGGACGTCGGTGGCGTTCAGGGAACTGACCACGTGGGTGGGAATGAACTCCCAGGCGGGAAAGGAGCGCAGGTAGTAGCTGCTCTCGTCCTTCATGTGGCCGATCAGGGCCACGTCGCTGCTGCCCCGCGTGTGCTCGGCCACGCCGCCCTGCACTTCGGACAGCCACAGGCTCTCATTGTAGAAGTAGTCGCGCACATGCACGAACAGCACGCGGCTGCGCGCCACGCCAGCCTCAGCGAGCATCCCCGCGATCACATCCTGACGCTCTTCCGCTGTGAAGGGATTTTTGGTGTTGCGCGCCGCCCGGGCTGAGCCGATCACCACGATCAGCTTCTGCACACTTTGCAGGGCTTCGAGCATCACCAGCAGGTGCGCTCCATGCGGCGGCTCGAAGCGGCCGATATACACCCCAAAGGTCCGCCGCCGGGTACGCGTGGGTGGAGGAGGGGCAAGCGCCAGGTCACGCGGCTGGGTCATTCCTCATGATTCATTCCTGGGTAGATTTGAAGGATGAGAAGATCAGGGTGCCGGTGGGTCCAAGGAAAAGACCTTTGAAGGCGGAGCTCAGGCGTGGAGAGACGGCAGCGTTACGCCCGCAGTTCCCCACCCTCGCGCATCTTCTCGGTCAGTTTGCCGGGCTCCAGCAGGCTGGCCTCCGCTCCGTAGCGCCGCTTGACCGCGCGCTGCACCAGGGCGATGGCAAGGCCAATGCCGATGAGGCCGATGGCCATGCTGGGCAAACGCATGATGGCGTTGACCTGCGCGATTTGCTCGTTGAAGGTATCTGAGCCGAACTTGGCCGTGACCCGCTGGTAGTTCACGATGCTGTTCACCACGCCGCCGATCAGGTCAAGGGCGGCATAGACGACGGTTCCCAACACGAGGGCGCGGTGCACCGTGGGATCGCGCATGGCCTGCTGGGTCGCGGCCCGGTCCTCGGGCTTCTCGCCGATGCTGAAGGCGTCGAGCAGCACGCGCAGCAGGGGCACACTGGTGGCGGCGCTGATCAGAAACAGCAGGCCGGTGAGGTAAGACCGCGCGCTGTCCTTGACCGCATACCAGAAGCCGTCCACGTACCAGAAGGCGAGCGCCCCGCTGAGAATCGCCCCCGCGCCGCCGAACAGGGCCACTGGGCTGAGGTTCCTGTTGACGAGGATGTCCCACAGCACGTATACCACCGGCACAAACGCCGCGAGCAGGTACGCGCGGACGTTTCCTGCGGTGCCGCCTCCCAGCAACTCCGCCACGCTGATGCCGCTGCTCAGCATGTCCTTGCTGAGGATCAGGATGGGAACGGCGAGGGTGAATACGAGGTCCCAGACAGTTTTCGGCACGCGGGCACGGGACTTGGCCGGTGTGGGGGGCGAGGCTTGCGGGGCGGTCATGGAGCGCATTCTCTCACCCCAGGGTGAGGAGCGGGAAGGACACCCTCACTGCGCCTCTATCCGTGGTCGTGCCCGCCCTGGCTCCGCTTGCCGCTGACCTCCTCACGGGCCTCCGCAATGAAGTAGGTGCAGGCCTCGGGGCAGGGAATCGCGCCGGGCACGCGGGTGAAAAAGGTTCGCGGCAACTTTTCCCCGGCCCACAGGCGGGTCTTGAGACAGCGGCTGCACACGTCCTTCGCCACAGCCTCCACCTGCTCGGGCGTGGCGCGGCTGACTTTGGCGTAGATGCCGGTCTGACGGCGGGCGGTGGTGGGCCAGGGCGTGGCCCGCAGGCTGTGGCAGTGGTGGGCGTAGCCTTCCTCCACCACGGCGGGGTAAAGGTTATGCACGCCCTGGGGCAGGTCTGTCACCGACAGCACCGCCCGCCAGCCACGCGGCAGATTGCGGAAGGTGTGGACCGGACGGTGGCGTCCGCCCTCGTCCTGCCTGGTCAGGTCCCGCAGACCCTCTGGAGTGACGACGGTGGTGAGCGCATCGGAGGGGCGGCCCTCGTCAAGCGCGTGCCTGATCTCGTACAGGCTGCCGTGGGGCGTGATCAGCGCCTCGCCCAGGCGCACGCCCTCCTGCGCGAGGGCCATGAAGGCGTGCCAGGCCTCCGCGTGGGTGCGGTCCTCGTCGCCGCCGCGTTCCGACGCGCCTCTCGCCTCCTCGGCGAGGTGCAGCACCACCTCGGCCACGAGGGCGTGGGTGCCCACGGGTCGGGCGTAATACACGGTCTGGGAACCGGAAGGGTGGTCCTCAAACACCGTCACCTCACCCGTCAGGCCCATGTCCTCGGGAATGGTTTCCAACGTGTGCCAGCCTTCGGACGCGAAGAAGGGGACCACCACCACCCTCGGTGAGCGGACCACTTCCGGCCAGGTGCCTACCCTGGGGTCCTCGTCGAGAAAGAGGGCGTGCACTTCGGCAAAGTGGCCCGATTCGCGCAGGCGGTCCGCGTTCTGGTAGATCACGCGGTTGGAGTTCTCGTTGCGGGTGGTGCCGTGGCCCAGCACGATCAGGGCGGTGTCCCCCGGATTCAGGTCTGGCAGCGCCTCATGGGCGCGGGCCAGAATCACCTCCGACATGGAGGGATGCACGCCGTAGGGCAGCGTGTAGCGCACGGTGCGACCTCCCAGCACGCGGGCGATGCCCTCTCCGGGCACGGGGCCCTGATGGCCCAGACCCAGTTCACGGGGAATCACAGTCTCAGTGAAGTAACCCTCGGAGATGAACATGGGAATGACCGTCACATCGGTGCTGCGCGTGGTTTTCAGGACCTGGCGCAGGGAGGGTTCTTCCTTCCAGTAGCCCTCCACCACCTCGTCGTAGAGGCCGCGCTCCCGGATCAGCTCGGCGTAGCGGTAGACGGCTCCCGCCGACTCGCCGTTGAGGTGGGAACCGTGACCGATCAGCACGAGGGAACGCATACGGGAGGCAATCTAGCAGCGCCCGCCGGCCCGGAATGTCCTTCCGCACGCCCTTGTGCCCGCCTTGGCCCCGCGTCCCGGCATAAATCCCGGTAAAGCGTGCCCTCACTCGCGCCGGGGGAGCGCTGCTTAAGGTAAGGCCGTTTCTGCGTTCAGCCCTGGACGGTCCCGCCGTGGGACGGTCAGCTGCTCCATTCCTCAGGAGGTACAAGGATGTTTTTCGATCAGACCGAGCGTCACCAGCAGATGGCCAATATCGACCCCCGCGACGTGAACGGCGACGGCGTTGTCAGCCCGCAGGAAGCCGCCGCCTACGTCCGCGACTACCTGCAAAGCGCCTCGCCCCAGGAGCGCCAGCAGGTGCTGGGCGACTATTTCGGCCAGATGCCCCAAGACCAGCGCCAGCAGATGGGCGACGCCATCGTGAACAGCCCCGCCAACCCGGTCCAGAGCGTGCGCCACGACGATCCCAATGACCTTGCCAACGCTTACACCCAGGTGGCCCAGGCTCCTATGCAAGACGGCCGTAGCCCGCTGGAAGCCGCCTTTGCCCCCGGCGGCGCGCTGGGCAATCCCATGGTAAAGGCCGGGCTGGTGGGCCTGGCCGCCATGATCGGCAGCAAGATGCTCCGGCGGTAAACGGTCGCGTTCGGTAGACCCTCGGCCCCTGTGGCGCGGGGGTCTTTTTAATCGGGGCGTGAAAAATGCGCTGTTGCTACAGGCCACACCCACGTCCCACACCCCCTTGACCCGGTACAATCGCCCGAATGCCCCTGACGTACCTCACGCGCATCGCGCAGACGCCCGCACCCACCTTTGGGGAGGGCGAGCGGGCGTCGCTTGTCGCGCGGCTGTGGCAGGACCTGGGCTACGTGGTGACGCGCGACGAGGTGGGCAACGTCCTGACCCGCCTGACGCCACCAGGTACCGAGGGCCTGCCCGCGCTGCTGCTCGCCGCGCACCTCGACACCGTGTTCGCCCACGGCACCGACGTGACGGTGCGCGAGGACCGGGGCCGCCTTGTGGGGCCGGGGGTGGGTGACAACAGCGCCAGCCTCGCCGTCGTGACCGCTCTGCTGCGGGACCTGCGCGGCGCAGAAGGAATGCTGCGCCGCCCGCTGTGGGTGGCCGCCAACGTGGGCGAGGAGGGCCTGGGAGACCTACGCGGGGCCAAGCACCTCATCGCGCAGCACCGTTCACAACTCGGGGCCTTTATCGCGGTGGACGGATACCTCGGCGTGGCCGTCACGCGGGCGGTGGGCGTGCGGCGCTACCGGGCCGTGTTCCTGGGGCCGGGCGGGCACTCCTGGGGAGACCAGGGGCCCAGCGCCCTGCACGCCCTGGGCGAGGCCATCAGCGCCCTGTACGCCCTGCACCGCCCCACGACGCCGCGCACCACCCTGAACGTGGGGCTGGCCCACGGCGGCACCAGCGTGAACTCCATCGCCGGAAGCGCCGAACTGCTGCTGGACCTGCGCTCGCTGGACCCGGTGGCGCTGGCAGACCTGGACGCGCGGGCGCAAAACGCGCTGCACGTGGCTGCCCGCTCCACCGGCGTGTCGCTGCGGCTGGAGCGGGTGGGAGACCGGCCCGGCGGGGACCTGGGCGCCGAGCCCCTCCTCGCCCTGGCGCGCGAGGCTGCCCGGTTGGGCCGCACCGAGCTGCGCCTCGCGTCCAGCAGCACCGACGCCAACGCCGCCGCGCCCCACCGCCTGCCCGCCATCGCCCTCGGTGTGTACCGCGGCGGCAACGCCCACCGCGAGGACGAGTGGGTGCAGGCGAGCAGTCTGGGACCGGGCCTGCAATTTCTGCGGCAGATGGTGGAGCTGTACCAGCGGCGTCCGGTGGTGTAGGAAAGGCGGGCAAAAGGGACGGGGCAGCCTTTCTCAGCATGTCCCCGCCCCTTTTGTGCCCGGCGCTATCGTCCCAGCGCCCGCGTAAAGCTCCGCTCTGCCCGAGCTTTCATCTCTGCTACGGCGTCCCAGTCGGGAGCTGTTCGGGCGAGGGCCTGGGCCGTGACCGCCTGCGCGCCAAAGGCTGTGGGGTGAGCCGGCGCCCCCGCGTCGTCGCAAAAGCCCTGCACCTTGGGGTCATAGGCCACGCCCGCAAAGGGCACGCCTGCCGCCGCCGCCAGGATCACTGCGTGGAGCCGTACACCGATCACAAAGCCGCTGGACGCGATGGCGTCGAGGGCCACCTGGGGATCGCGGGTGCCAAGCACTTCGTCTGCGCCAAGGCTCCGCGCGGCCCCATCGTCGTGGTCCGGCATGAAACTCAGGGCAGTCACGTGGCGGCCCTGAGAACGGAGGGCTGCGGCCACGGACCTCAGGCCCTCGGTCGCGTCCGTCACGTCGCCGCGTGGGGCCAGGATCACCCGCCTCGGGTCCGGCGTCAGCCCAGGCGTAGGGGAGAGGAGCAGGGCCGGATCGCCGCCAAGTTCGCCCTCCAGCCCCAGGGCGCGCAGCGTCTCCAGGCTGCCCCGGTCCCGCACGATGACCGGCACGCCCCGAAGGGCTGCCGCCACCCGCCGCCCACCTTCCGGCGAGAGGGGACCGATGCTCTGGTTGAAAACCACCACTCGCTTTCGCAGCAGTCGCGCGGCCCGGATCACGCCGAGGTAGTACGTCAGGTTGCGCGCGCTCGTCCGGTCTTGCAGCAACCCACCCCCGCCCGAGAGCACCACCCCGGAGCGGGCCAGCGCGGCGAGCAGGCCCAGCGGTTGCATCCGGGGCGCGCTCTCGCAGCCGTAGGTGCGGGCCGTCTCCTCCGGCGTGTTTGAGAGCAGCAGCGGCTCGGCTCCCCGGGCCTTGAGGGCGCGGCTGATCGCCAGGGCAATCGCCTCGTCGCCCGTGTTGCCGAAGCCGTAGTAACCGCTGACCGTCACCCTCACGCCTGGCCCTCTGACGCTCCGGCCACCGGGCGGCGGGCCCCGTATCCGGCCCAGAAGTTGAGCGCCCACTTCAGTGCAGGGGTCAGGACCAGCCCCACCAGCAGCCCGATCCCGAGGCCCAGAAAGCAGCGCTGGGCGCTGATCAGCAGCGGCGTGTGAAAGTGCGAGAAGGTGTTGAGGATGCTCGCCTGCCCCACCACACCGCCCAGCACCATCATGGTGCTGAAGTAGCCGGGCAGCACGCCGCCCAGCCCGATGATGCCGAGGGGATGCCCGGCAAGTTCCTTGAAGCGCGGGCGGACGATGGTGTCCTGAAGTTGTTGCCGCACACTGGCCTCCGCGTCGCTGACGCCCAGGCCCGTCGCGTTGCCCCGCCGCAGGAAGACCAGCGCGAACACGCCCAGCGCGGCGGCCATCACGCCGATATCGCCCAGCCGCAGCGGCGTGTTGTACAGGTCGCGGGCCGTCTTGCGCACGTCCTGCCGGGGCAGGAAGCTCAGGCCCACGAGAAGGAGCGGCACCAGCAGCGTCAGGCCCACACCCTTGAAAGGCTCCAGCCCCAGCACGCTCTCGCGGTTGGCCCCCAGGGCCGAGACAAACAGCACGCCGATCAGCGACAGGCCCGTTGCCAGGAACCAGTCGGTGACCCGGGAGCGCCGCAGTACCAGTCCCAGCGCGGGAAAGGTGATCGCGGCGATCAGCGCGCCACCCTCGAAGGGGTGAAAGCCGTTGAGGCCAAGCGCGGCCAGTCCCGCCAGCACCGCCACCGCCAGTCCCAGCCGGGGCAGCGGGAAGCTCAGGCCCAGTAACACGAGGGCGGCGAGCGGGCCCAGCAGGCTCAGGACGCGCAGGATGGCACTCGGCTCGAAGGGCGTGACCACCGGCATCCCCACCTTGACCCCGGACTTGGCAAGCAGTTCGGAGGTGCGCTTCAGGAATTCCTTCGTCTCGTACACCGTGGGAAAGGGGCGCAGGTACAGGATGCGCTGGCTGCGCTCGC is a genomic window containing:
- a CDS encoding alpha-amylase family glycosyl hydrolase → MHAQAVGGTNIDTWRRQIIYLTLPDRFNNGTTSNDNAGAPNCFNKASATKFHGGDLAGLRQQLGYIKGMGASTLWTTPVYAQVGEVNGGTSNAACGYHGYWPNFKNPADTATEPKLGTGADLSGLITDLHNNGMKYMMDMVANHAGYAASVAQTNPGWFHSTCTGDDINCPLAGLPDFRQEDSTVANYLTNLSRSWTGTYAIDAIRMDTAKHVPLSYWQSSWIPGVLAARPNTFLLAEAFLTGSASQLKPFYDAGFDSTFNFPLRNALVSGFARAGGLDAVAASTQDYVNTLGLNRALLTVNILDNHDVPRFLNEPGFGVAEDEIRRRYHLGLGALFTLPGIPQLYYGDEIGMYGGADPDNRRDMPSWAWTSTGRAGTYSGFLPNPGLTYNLVQKLASVRTNNAALWKGTYAELWRPNGGTNVYSFYRGYSDSTTASRIIVVFNNNPSSASVTLNIGANTGISSADRTYLAARTFDDQAGQGAPATATSSGGNLTVNLPAKTFAIYRAR
- a CDS encoding catalase; amino-acid sequence: MTDPRDQAHQSSTGEQTLTTRQGHPVTNNQNLRTVGSRGPTTLENYHFLEKISHFDRERIPERVVHARGAGAHGVFEAYGTVGDEPVGKYTRAKLFQEKGKQTPVFVRFSTVGHGGHSPETLRDPRGFAVKFYTEDGNWDLVGNNLKVFFIRDAIKFPDLIHSQKPDPITNRQSGERIFDFICNTPEAMHMVTLLFSPWGIPANYRHMQGSGVNTYKWVNDRGEGVLVKYHWEPLQGIRNLTQPEAEAIQAKNFNHATQDLFEAIERGDYPQWELCVQIMEDGEHPELDFDPLDDTKIWPKEQFPWLPVGRMTLNRNPENYFAEVEQSAFGTGVLVDGLDFSDDKMLQGRTFAYSDTQRYRVGPNYLQLPINAPRTHVATNQRDGQMAYRVDAAPGQNPHVNYEPSSLNGLKEAPRTHPDHTPWVEGHLVRQTLERTNDFQQAGEQYRNFEDWEREDLIGNLVANLKDAAQVIQDRMIDLFTQCDPDYGRRVAEGLAQVRQSAEEKKEQGVQQAEERSHEAQPY
- a CDS encoding bifunctional nicotinamide-nucleotide adenylyltransferase/Nudix hydroxylase; this encodes MTQPRDLALAPPPPTRTRRRTFGVYIGRFEPPHGAHLLVMLEALQSVQKLIVVIGSARAARNTKNPFTAEERQDVIAGMLAEAGVARSRVLFVHVRDYFYNESLWLSEVQGGVAEHTRGSSDVALIGHMKDESSYYLRSFPAWEFIPTHVVSSLNATDVRKAFFEDRLGDVQGMVPPAVHAFLGAFHSTSEYAELRAEYDYLREYRAAWAGTPFPPVFVTADAVVTRSGHVLVVRRAGLPGRGRLAMPGGFLQPDETLLACAARRATEETGLSETLDLATRVRTQAVFDYPSRSQRGRTVTHAYHFDLGIGQLPVLRAAADAAEAFWMPLSEALARPELFFEDHHAIIEHFLMRG
- a CDS encoding VC0807 family protein; this translates as MTAPQASPPTPAKSRARVPKTVWDLVFTLAVPILILSKDMLSSGISVAELLGGGTAGNVRAYLLAAFVPVVYVLWDILVNRNLSPVALFGGAGAILSGALAFWYVDGFWYAVKDSARSYLTGLLFLISAATSVPLLRVLLDAFSIGEKPEDRAATQQAMRDPTVHRALVLGTVVYAALDLIGGVVNSIVNYQRVTAKFGSDTFNEQIAQVNAIMRLPSMAIGLIGIGLAIALVQRAVKRRYGAEASLLEPGKLTEKMREGGELRA
- a CDS encoding DR2241 family protein, producing the protein MRSLVLIGHGSHLNGESAGAVYRYAELIRERGLYDEVVEGYWKEEPSLRQVLKTTRSTDVTVIPMFISEGYFTETVIPRELGLGHQGPVPGEGIARVLGGRTVRYTLPYGVHPSMSEVILARAHEALPDLNPGDTALIVLGHGTTRNENSNRVIYQNADRLRESGHFAEVHALFLDEDPRVGTWPEVVRSPRVVVVPFFASEGWHTLETIPEDMGLTGEVTVFEDHPSGSQTVYYARPVGTHALVAEVVLHLAEEARGASERGGDEDRTHAEAWHAFMALAQEGVRLGEALITPHGSLYEIRHALDEGRPSDALTTVVTPEGLRDLTRQDEGGRHRPVHTFRNLPRGWRAVLSVTDLPQGVHNLYPAVVEEGYAHHCHSLRATPWPTTARRQTGIYAKVSRATPEQVEAVAKDVCSRCLKTRLWAGEKLPRTFFTRVPGAIPCPEACTYFIAEAREEVSGKRSQGGHDHG
- a CDS encoding M20/M25/M40 family metallo-hydrolase codes for the protein MPLTYLTRIAQTPAPTFGEGERASLVARLWQDLGYVVTRDEVGNVLTRLTPPGTEGLPALLLAAHLDTVFAHGTDVTVREDRGRLVGPGVGDNSASLAVVTALLRDLRGAEGMLRRPLWVAANVGEEGLGDLRGAKHLIAQHRSQLGAFIAVDGYLGVAVTRAVGVRRYRAVFLGPGGHSWGDQGPSALHALGEAISALYALHRPTTPRTTLNVGLAHGGTSVNSIAGSAELLLDLRSLDPVALADLDARAQNALHVAARSTGVSLRLERVGDRPGGDLGAEPLLALAREAARLGRTELRLASSSTDANAAAPHRLPAIALGVYRGGNAHREDEWVQASSLGPGLQFLRQMVELYQRRPVV
- the csaB gene encoding polysaccharide pyruvyl transferase CsaB, coding for MRVTVSGYYGFGNTGDEAIALAISRALKARGAEPLLLSNTPEETARTYGCESAPRMQPLGLLAALARSGVVLSGGGGLLQDRTSARNLTYYLGVIRAARLLRKRVVVFNQSIGPLSPEGGRRVAAALRGVPVIVRDRGSLETLRALGLEGELGGDPALLLSPTPGLTPDPRRVILAPRGDVTDATEGLRSVAAALRSQGRHVTALSFMPDHDDGAARSLGADEVLGTRDPQVALDAIASSGFVIGVRLHAVILAAAAGVPFAGVAYDPKVQGFCDDAGAPAHPTAFGAQAVTAQALARTAPDWDAVAEMKARAERSFTRALGR
- a CDS encoding DUF5693 family protein; the encoded protein is MSSVTEPNPTRPPLLQDRAGPLLPASAPPVPAPTRTRFLRPLLGVILLSLIPALLLAWQRVQFEQAQKTVSLVMDYQAMGVQAQRVGKTPQQLLDEYKALGVNGVSLYEDVIGNLVQRGEIYERRGADLAAEHPGAGFKPQWIYLRPLKPGATDRLPARYTIPVQNITAGGQTWQGWPTDPDFLPSGPDEALIAGLKKQGLVLVYRPYDDEALREPAADWPDVPFIAFNGDEVIGARTPERLAKVDAALGRRLPAVIEGSVQRELDTLVKAHGAVRMFALNPSWQNRLGPDAVASKFNLAARERSQRILYLRPFPTVYETKEFLKRTSELLAKSGVKVGMPVVTPFEPSAILRVLSLLGPLAALVLLGLSFPLPRLGLAVAVLAGLAALGLNGFHPFEGGALIAAITFPALGLVLRRSRVTDWFLATGLSLIGVLFVSALGANRESVLGLEPFKGVGLTLLVPLLLVGLSFLPRQDVRKTARDLYNTPLRLGDIGVMAAALGVFALVFLRRGNATGLGVSDAEASVRQQLQDTIVRPRFKELAGHPLGIIGLGGVLPGYFSTMMVLGGVVGQASILNTFSHFHTPLLISAQRCFLGLGIGLLVGLVLTPALKWALNFWAGYGARRPVAGASEGQA